In Deltaproteobacteria bacterium, a single window of DNA contains:
- a CDS encoding cytochrome c oxidase subunit 3 family protein: MAEHAIAVHHDHAHQFDDKEQQAEAVSLGMWAFLVQEILFFGGLFMSYTVYRSYYPNAFIEGSHHLDILLGGFNTVVLIASSLTMAMAVHSAQNSRRAKLVFFLLATLFLGSVFLGVKVVEYSEKFHHHLIPGLNFFLDTPDARQVQIFYCFYFIMTGMHALHMIIGAIVITPLIFMSIRGRFSAQYYAPVEVFGLYWHFVDIVWIFLFPLLYLIGRH; encoded by the coding sequence TTGGCTGAACACGCGATCGCCGTTCATCACGACCACGCCCATCAGTTCGACGACAAAGAACAGCAGGCCGAAGCGGTTTCGCTTGGCATGTGGGCGTTTTTAGTCCAGGAAATCCTCTTCTTCGGTGGCTTGTTCATGAGCTACACCGTCTATCGCTCCTATTACCCAAACGCGTTCATCGAAGGCAGTCATCACCTTGACATCCTCCTCGGCGGGTTCAACACTGTTGTCCTGATCGCCAGCAGTCTCACCATGGCGATGGCGGTGCACTCGGCGCAGAATAGCAGGCGCGCGAAGCTGGTCTTTTTCCTGCTGGCGACCTTGTTCCTGGGCTCCGTCTTCTTGGGTGTCAAAGTGGTCGAGTACAGTGAAAAATTCCATCACCATCTTATTCCCGGGTTGAATTTCTTTTTGGATACTCCGGATGCCAGACAGGTGCAGATCTTCTACTGCTTCTATTTCATCATGACGGGGATGCACGCGTTGCATATGATTATCGGTGCCATCGTGATTACGCCGCTGATCTTCATGTCGATACGTGGGCGGTTTTCGGCGCAGTATTATGCGCCGGTCGAAGTCTTCGGACTCTATTGGCACTTTGTCGATATCGTATGGATTTTCCTCTTTCCTCTTCTCTATTTGATCGGTCGCCACTAA
- a CDS encoding TIGR01777 family protein produces MNIAVTGASGLVGSALVSFLTSEGHRVVRLVRSLPRAQAEEVQWDPERGLREPALLEGLDAVVHLAGANIAEGRWTPERKRLIRKSRVAGTRNLTENLLRLSAPPQVLLCASAIGYYGDREDEVLGEESAAGTGFLAEVCKEWEKATHLAEERGVRVIHARLGIVLAAHGGALAKMLPPFRFGLGGVLGDGSQYMSWIALDDVVGALYQVLLSEQISGAVNIVAPNAVTNREFTKTLGRVLRRPTWLPFPAFAARLMFGEMADALLLASTRVEPRQLLATGYTFRYGFLDAALRHVLA; encoded by the coding sequence ATGAATATCGCGGTCACCGGTGCAAGCGGGCTGGTTGGTTCGGCTCTTGTTTCGTTTTTGACGAGCGAAGGACATCGAGTCGTGCGTCTGGTCCGCTCCCTGCCGCGAGCACAGGCAGAAGAAGTGCAATGGGACCCGGAACGAGGACTACGAGAGCCTGCTCTCCTTGAGGGGCTCGACGCGGTCGTGCATCTTGCCGGAGCGAATATCGCCGAGGGGCGGTGGACGCCGGAACGGAAACGGCTCATCCGCAAGAGTCGCGTGGCAGGGACGCGGAATCTCACCGAAAACCTCTTGCGTCTCTCCGCTCCGCCACAGGTTTTGCTCTGCGCTTCCGCTATCGGCTATTACGGTGACCGTGAAGACGAAGTGCTCGGCGAGGAGAGTGCGGCAGGAACCGGGTTCTTGGCCGAAGTGTGTAAGGAATGGGAGAAGGCCACGCACTTGGCGGAAGAACGAGGCGTGCGTGTGATCCACGCGCGTCTCGGGATCGTGCTCGCTGCCCACGGTGGCGCACTGGCGAAGATGTTGCCCCCTTTCCGATTCGGTTTGGGCGGGGTGCTCGGCGACGGATCGCAGTACATGAGCTGGATCGCGCTCGACGATGTCGTTGGTGCGTTGTATCAGGTGCTCCTGTCGGAGCAGATCAGTGGGGCGGTCAATATCGTCGCTCCGAACGCGGTGACGAATCGCGAGTTCACTAAAACGCTTGGCCGGGTATTGCGGCGACCGACGTGGCTGCCGTTTCCTGCTTTTGCCGCTCGCTTGATGTTTGGCGAAATGGCCGATGCCTTGTTGCTGGCCAGCACCCGAGTAGAACCGCGGCAATTGTTGGCGACCGGTTATACGTTTCGTTATGGTTTCTTGGATGCCGCGCTGCGGCATGTCCTCGCGTGA
- the corA gene encoding magnesium/cobalt transporter CorA, translated as MPPGMSPGTLLSHPEAPRPVIQVLAFGPEDTTEQILGEPWQVQNFLDRWPVVWIRVVGLGDAEVIRTFGEIFALHRLALEDILDLHQRPKVEEYRQHLFMVAEIPRLGDRFETNQFSLFLGPGFVLSFEEQAEACLEPVCDRIRAKRGRVREAGADYLAYALLDAIVDGYFPLLEVYGERLETLENEVINRPRAAEVTKIHEVKRNLFRMRRAMWPQRDALSVLLRDTTPLISAETRVHLRDCYDHIVQILDLLETHRELGADLMDMYLSSISNHSNEIMRVLTVITVIFIPLTFIVGLYGMNFNTQTSAWNMPELGWYWGYPAVVIVMAAMAVGQILFFRRRGWLGAPRGLGSRGENEKEGEGK; from the coding sequence GTGCCCCCTGGCATGTCCCCGGGGACGCTGCTGTCGCATCCAGAAGCGCCGCGGCCCGTTATCCAGGTGCTGGCTTTTGGACCCGAGGACACGACCGAACAAATCCTCGGCGAGCCTTGGCAAGTGCAGAATTTTCTTGATCGTTGGCCGGTGGTGTGGATTCGCGTGGTGGGCCTTGGCGATGCCGAGGTGATCCGCACGTTTGGCGAGATCTTCGCCCTCCATCGGCTGGCGCTTGAAGATATCCTCGACTTGCATCAGCGCCCCAAAGTCGAGGAATATCGACAACACCTCTTCATGGTCGCCGAAATCCCCAGACTCGGGGACCGCTTCGAGACCAATCAATTCAGCCTGTTCCTCGGCCCTGGGTTTGTCCTGTCGTTCGAAGAACAGGCGGAAGCTTGTTTGGAGCCGGTGTGTGACCGCATCCGTGCCAAACGCGGACGAGTGCGCGAGGCCGGGGCGGACTATCTTGCCTATGCGCTGCTGGATGCCATCGTCGATGGTTACTTTCCCCTGCTTGAGGTATACGGGGAGCGCCTAGAAACGCTGGAGAATGAGGTCATCAACCGGCCTCGCGCCGCCGAGGTGACGAAGATCCACGAGGTGAAGCGCAATTTGTTCCGCATGCGACGCGCGATGTGGCCGCAGCGCGACGCCCTCAGCGTGTTGCTGCGCGATACCACGCCGCTCATCTCCGCCGAGACGCGCGTGCATCTGCGCGATTGCTACGATCATATAGTGCAAATCCTCGATTTGTTGGAAACCCATCGCGAACTTGGGGCCGATCTCATGGATATGTATCTGTCCAGCATCAGCAACCACAGCAACGAAATTATGCGGGTGCTGACCGTGATCACCGTCATCTTCATCCCGCTCACTTTTATCGTCGGTCTTTATGGGATGAACTTTAATACGCAGACCTCGGCGTGGAACATGCCCGAGCTGGGCTGGTATTGGGGCTATCCTGCTGTGGTGATCGTTATGGCGGCGATGGCAGTTGGCCAGATCCTTTTCTTTCGCCGACGAGGGTGGCTGGGCGCGCCACGCGGGCTGGGGAGCAGAGGAGAAAACGAAAAAGAGGGGGAGGGGAAGTGA
- a CDS encoding cytochrome C oxidase subunit IV family protein yields MEHASSIHAAHDHPTVGLYLVIFGALMALTATTVAVAFVNLGALNNVVALAVAGIKTVLVVLFFMHVRYGSLTTKIFAVAGFFWLSIMITFTVSDMQVRSPAPTSKGWAAFPSTSPLDPPRGGVPHDAAEKKEDGQHQEPAHH; encoded by the coding sequence ATGGAACACGCATCTTCTATTCACGCAGCTCACGACCATCCTACGGTTGGTCTCTATCTCGTCATCTTTGGAGCGTTGATGGCGCTGACCGCTACTACTGTAGCGGTTGCCTTCGTCAATCTGGGTGCTTTGAATAACGTCGTGGCTCTTGCCGTGGCGGGAATAAAAACCGTGCTGGTCGTCCTCTTCTTCATGCACGTCCGTTACGGGAGTCTCACGACGAAGATCTTTGCTGTTGCAGGTTTCTTCTGGCTCTCGATCATGATTACGTTCACCGTGAGCGATATGCAGGTGCGATCGCCAGCGCCAACCTCTAAGGGATGGGCGGCGTTTCCTTCCACGAGCCCTCTCGATCCCCCGCGAGGTGGCGTTCCCCACGACGCCGCTGAGAAAAAAGAGGACGGGCAGCACCAGGAACCTGCTCACCATTAG
- a CDS encoding tetratricopeptide repeat protein has protein sequence MGLTEILNGFWPWWEQLSQGVRDSIIAGFIVAPILGVLGIFRKGIVRLFSRPSVPQPPPPLPPIIIKIENPPPSAPPALPAAAPPVDTPVPAPAVPRSRAVAGFVARYDRDGKDVVAWLKEQLTPRSSQLVVLSGAGGVGKTTLAIEAAHELLDTFARRVVWVSADGQSQFSFASLLDATAAQLGQPQHRVLPPEQKEAAVGSLLAAAPALIVLDNFETIAQAEQVRCTEWLLHKTACPTMMTSREPIDGAHNKPVGPLSEPEAQELLKRLIGQARNPQHFDRVDPALLIAASARIPLVLEWVVSRIDLLGDAQEVLRDLKRGEGSAAQRVFDRSFALPQVGDDGRAVLLALSLFVPEATRVALAEVSGFGQNETRLAAALSPLLGLLLMKPVDSGQRFMVEGLTRELAKAHLAHDLRADAFHQRFIAYFLRYAEAHQATTPEDLDALEQEKNNLLAALELTFAQRAWEQVIALADALVTPQNDMFSLRGYWDDFIRCGERGAAAAQALGDEAAVSRFSGHVGFMRLRRGEYDQARAAYQQALETWKKLKDERNVAVNLHQLGMITYLQGDYGEARKQYEESLRIRQQLGDQQGIAASLHQLGNIAYEQGDYGEARKQYEESLGINRQLGNQPDIAATLHQLGMIAEDQGDYGEARRQYDESLKIERQLGDQPGIASSLYQLGRLAEIASDKAEAAKLFRQALEILERLRSPDAEKARRSLARVGQE, from the coding sequence ATGGGGTTAACGGAAATCTTGAATGGGTTCTGGCCTTGGTGGGAGCAGCTCTCGCAGGGAGTGCGGGACAGCATCATCGCTGGATTCATTGTTGCTCCTATCCTTGGGGTGCTTGGCATTTTTCGTAAAGGTATTGTCCGCCTATTCTCGCGTCCTTCGGTCCCTCAGCCTCCACCACCGCTGCCGCCGATAATCATCAAAATCGAAAATCCTCCGCCAAGTGCGCCGCCTGCGCTTCCAGCGGCTGCACCACCAGTCGATACGCCTGTTCCTGCGCCTGCGGTGCCGCGTTCGCGGGCGGTGGCGGGATTTGTCGCTCGTTATGATCGAGACGGGAAGGATGTGGTGGCATGGTTGAAGGAGCAACTGACGCCTCGAAGCAGCCAGTTGGTGGTGTTGTCCGGTGCCGGTGGGGTGGGGAAAACCACCTTGGCTATCGAAGCCGCGCATGAGCTGCTCGATACCTTTGCTCGACGGGTGGTGTGGGTCAGTGCGGATGGACAGTCGCAGTTCAGCTTTGCGTCACTGCTGGATGCGACGGCGGCGCAGCTCGGTCAACCGCAACACCGAGTGCTTCCGCCAGAGCAGAAAGAAGCAGCGGTCGGATCATTGTTGGCGGCGGCTCCGGCGCTGATCGTGCTGGATAATTTCGAGACCATTGCCCAAGCCGAACAGGTCCGCTGCACCGAGTGGCTGCTGCACAAAACCGCTTGCCCGACGATGATGACCTCACGCGAGCCTATCGATGGAGCGCACAACAAGCCGGTTGGTCCGTTGTCGGAGCCGGAGGCGCAGGAACTGCTGAAACGGCTCATCGGCCAAGCGCGGAATCCTCAGCACTTTGACCGAGTCGATCCTGCGCTGTTGATTGCTGCGTCTGCTCGTATTCCGCTGGTGCTTGAGTGGGTGGTGAGTCGGATCGATCTTTTGGGCGATGCGCAGGAGGTGCTCCGCGACTTGAAACGAGGAGAGGGCTCCGCCGCCCAGCGGGTGTTTGATCGTTCCTTTGCCTTGCCGCAAGTGGGAGACGACGGACGCGCGGTGTTGCTGGCCTTATCGCTCTTTGTGCCCGAGGCTACCCGCGTAGCATTGGCGGAAGTGAGCGGCTTTGGCCAAAACGAAACGCGCCTTGCTGCCGCCTTGTCCCCGCTCTTGGGGTTGTTGTTGATGAAACCCGTGGACAGCGGGCAACGCTTCATGGTCGAAGGGCTGACCCGCGAACTGGCCAAAGCGCACCTCGCTCATGACCTGCGTGCGGACGCATTCCACCAGCGCTTCATTGCCTATTTCCTCCGCTACGCCGAGGCGCATCAAGCAACCACGCCGGAAGATCTCGACGCCCTGGAACAAGAAAAAAACAACCTCCTTGCCGCTCTGGAACTCACCTTTGCCCAACGTGCATGGGAGCAGGTGATCGCGTTGGCTGATGCTCTAGTGACTCCACAAAACGATATGTTTAGCCTACGAGGTTATTGGGACGACTTTATTCGCTGTGGGGAGCGAGGGGCAGCAGCGGCGCAAGCGTTGGGAGACGAGGCGGCGGTCTCACGATTCTCTGGCCACGTCGGGTTCATGAGGTTGAGGCGGGGAGAATATGACCAAGCACGCGCTGCCTATCAGCAGGCACTGGAGACGTGGAAAAAGCTGAAGGACGAGCGCAACGTTGCCGTTAATCTGCATCAGTTGGGCATGATCACTTATCTTCAAGGGGACTACGGGGAAGCGCGGAAGCAGTACGAGGAGAGTCTGCGGATTAGGCAGCAATTGGGGGATCAGCAGGGCATTGCCGCGTCATTGCATCAGTTGGGCAACATCGCTTACGAGCAAGGCGACTACGGAGAAGCGCGGAAGCAGTACGAGGAGAGTCTGGGGATCAATCGGCAGTTGGGGAATCAGCCGGATATTGCCGCCACCCTGCATCAGTTGGGCATGATTGCCGAGGATCAAGGGGACTACGGGGAAGCGCGGCGGCAGTACGACGAGAGTCTGAAGATCGAGCGGCAATTGGGAGATCAGCCGGGCATTGCTTCATCTTTATATCAGTTGGGCAGGCTGGCGGAGATTGCTAGCGACAAAGCGGAAGCGGCGAAATTGTTTCGTCAGGCGTTGGAGATTTTGGAACGGTTGCGGTCGCCGGATGCGGAGAAGGCGAGAAGGAGTTTGGCGAGGGTGGGACAGGAGTAG
- a CDS encoding Uma2 family endonuclease produces the protein MDDNQFFEFCQLNRDWRIERTAEGELIIMPPTGWATGTSNARLNAALVSWADQDGIGVAGDSSTGFTLPNGATRSPDAAWVRKSRLATLTKDQKNKFLPLCPDFVIELRSPSDTLETLQDKMHEYLDNGAQLGFLIDPIERRVYIYRPGIAVICLDNPVTVSGNLELPGFVLDLAKIWDAPL, from the coding sequence ATGGACGACAATCAATTTTTCGAGTTCTGTCAGCTTAATCGCGACTGGCGCATCGAACGCACTGCCGAAGGGGAGTTGATTATTATGCCACCAACAGGATGGGCGACCGGAACTTCAAATGCTCGCCTGAATGCTGCCCTGGTCTCTTGGGCGGACCAAGACGGCATAGGCGTGGCAGGCGACTCCTCGACCGGCTTCACGCTTCCGAACGGCGCCACCCGCTCCCCGGATGCGGCGTGGGTGCGAAAGTCACGGCTGGCAACACTCACGAAGGATCAGAAAAACAAGTTCCTGCCGTTGTGCCCGGATTTTGTCATCGAGTTGCGCTCCCCTTCGGACACACTCGAAACGTTGCAAGACAAGATGCACGAGTATCTCGACAACGGTGCGCAGCTCGGGTTCCTTATCGATCCCATCGAGCGCCGAGTTTATATCTATCGCCCTGGAATCGCCGTCATCTGTCTGGACAACCCCGTGACAGTGTCAGGTAATCTGGAGTTGCCGGGCTTTGTCCTTGACCTCGCCAAAATTTGGGACGCTCCCCTCTAA
- a CDS encoding YceI family protein — protein MRRFFLLAVSVLALTTPTLGRAAVWELDPAHSSAQFAIRHLMVSTVRGEFTKFTGTFMLDDKDLAKSTLEASIDVASINTRITKRDDDLKSPNFFDVAKYPTMTFKSKKVEAAGEGKFRVTGDLTMHGVTKEVVLDVSGSTKAIKDPMGKMRLGGSATTKINRKDFGLTYNKILETGGMLVGEDVDITIDVEMTEKAAATGEAK, from the coding sequence ATGCGTCGTTTCTTTCTGCTTGCGGTTTCCGTGCTCGCGTTGACCACACCTACGCTGGGAAGAGCAGCCGTCTGGGAGCTTGACCCTGCCCATTCCAGCGCTCAGTTTGCGATCCGGCATCTCATGGTCTCGACCGTACGCGGCGAGTTCACCAAGTTCACCGGCACTTTCATGCTTGATGACAAAGATCTCGCCAAATCGACCCTTGAGGCCAGCATCGACGTGGCTTCGATCAACACTCGCATTACCAAGCGCGACGACGATCTCAAGAGTCCGAACTTTTTCGACGTCGCCAAATACCCCACGATGACGTTCAAATCGAAAAAAGTCGAAGCTGCCGGGGAAGGAAAATTCAGAGTGACCGGCGACTTGACCATGCACGGGGTGACGAAAGAAGTCGTGCTGGATGTCAGCGGATCGACGAAAGCGATCAAAGATCCGATGGGAAAGATGCGGCTCGGCGGTAGCGCCACCACCAAGATCAATCGCAAAGACTTCGGCCTCACCTACAACAAAATCTTGGAGACCGGTGGGATGCTGGTCGGAGAAGACGTCGACATCACCATCGATGTCGAAATGACCGAAAAAGCAGCGGCGACCGGCGAGGCGAAGTAA
- a CDS encoding HNH endonuclease, whose protein sequence is MSRRRKISATLQQQVRQRALFLCEYCHASEQWQYVRFTVDHVVPLALGGDQSLDNLALACFHCNRRKADSLVALDPHSLEQTPLFSPRQHRWSDHFAWSADGLRILGLTATGRATVAALALNRERIIGIRAADQIAGRHPPPQDPIQPDAP, encoded by the coding sequence TTGTCCCGTCGCCGCAAAATCTCAGCTACTCTTCAGCAACAAGTTCGCCAAAGAGCACTTTTTCTGTGCGAATACTGCCATGCCTCAGAACAATGGCAGTACGTTCGTTTCACAGTCGATCATGTCGTCCCTTTGGCGCTCGGCGGAGATCAAAGCCTCGATAACCTCGCCCTGGCGTGTTTTCATTGCAATCGCCGAAAAGCAGATAGCCTTGTTGCGCTCGACCCACACTCGCTCGAACAAACTCCACTCTTCAGCCCACGCCAACACCGCTGGAGCGATCATTTCGCATGGTCTGCCGATGGACTCCGCATTCTCGGCCTCACAGCGACTGGACGAGCAACGGTTGCAGCACTAGCACTCAACCGCGAGCGCATCATTGGGATTCGGGCAGCCGATCAAATAGCCGGGCGGCATCCTCCACCGCAAGATCCAATTCAACCAGATGCCCCATGA
- a CDS encoding anthranilate synthase component I, with product MAARAAFFPSSETYRTNGGINVRRIVEGIPMEDAIEPIIDALDSRRGVLLASSYEYPGRYTRWDVGFIDPPLVLTSRERTFRFTALNRRGRVLLPAIADTVSSLPAVIDSELNTDELSGVIATPEGRFPEEQRSKQPSIFSVLRAVIDLFASPDDEHLGFYGAFGYDLALQFEPLRLQLERPADQRDLVLYIPDQLIIVDHRREQAVRHRYDFEVNGVSTHGLPREGATQSYLSVDRIEGNCDHLSGEYADGVRLAKEAFKRGDLFEVVPGQTFFEPCPAPPSEIFRRLRERNPAPYGFLINLGHDEYLVGASPEMYVRVDGDRVETCPISGTVARGSDPIGDAAQILQLLNSAKDESELTMCTDVDRNDKSRICKPGSVRVIGRRQIEMYSRLIHTVDHVEGHLRDEFDALDAFLAHTWAVTVTGAPKAWAMQFLEDHEKSPRAWYGGAIGLIGFDGNLNTGLTLRTIRIKGGVAQVRVGATLLYDSDPEEEERETRLKASAFIDAIRRPRGIAVEFKAAAAQPGRGKRILLVDHQDSFVHTLANYLRQTGAEVLTLRAGFPEEELDTLRPDLVVLSPGPGSPSDFNVSGTMAAAIARNLPVFGVCLGLQGMVEHFGGKLAILDYPMHGKPSRIRVLGGRLFTGLPPEFTAARYHSLYAVREQLPDVLHITAETDDGVVMAIEHTSLPLAAVQFHPESILTLGDDVGLRLIRNVVAHLAR from the coding sequence ATGGCCGCGAGAGCCGCGTTTTTCCCCAGTTCGGAAACTTATCGCACTAACGGCGGTATCAATGTTCGTCGCATTGTCGAAGGCATCCCAATGGAGGATGCCATCGAGCCGATCATCGATGCACTCGATAGCCGACGCGGGGTGTTGCTGGCGTCGAGCTACGAATATCCCGGACGCTACACTCGTTGGGACGTGGGGTTTATCGACCCGCCATTGGTCCTGACCTCGCGCGAACGCACCTTCCGCTTTACCGCGCTCAACCGGCGTGGGCGGGTGCTGCTGCCGGCCATCGCCGATACCGTGAGTAGTCTGCCAGCAGTCATCGATTCAGAACTCAACACTGACGAACTCTCCGGCGTGATTGCCACTCCGGAAGGCCGCTTCCCAGAGGAACAACGCAGTAAACAACCGTCCATCTTCTCGGTGCTGCGCGCGGTCATCGACTTGTTCGCCAGCCCCGACGATGAGCACCTCGGCTTTTACGGCGCGTTCGGCTATGACCTGGCCTTGCAGTTCGAGCCGTTGCGTCTGCAACTGGAGCGTCCGGCGGATCAGCGCGATCTCGTGTTGTACATTCCCGATCAGTTGATCATCGTCGATCACCGTCGCGAGCAAGCCGTGCGTCATCGCTACGACTTCGAGGTCAACGGTGTGTCCACCCACGGCCTGCCACGCGAGGGTGCAACGCAATCCTACCTGAGTGTGGATCGCATCGAAGGCAACTGCGACCATCTGTCTGGCGAGTACGCTGACGGCGTGCGTCTGGCCAAGGAGGCGTTCAAACGTGGCGACCTCTTTGAAGTCGTACCCGGGCAGACGTTCTTCGAGCCCTGCCCTGCCCCGCCGTCGGAGATTTTTCGTCGCCTGCGCGAGCGCAACCCCGCGCCCTATGGGTTTCTCATCAACCTTGGGCACGACGAATATCTCGTCGGTGCCTCGCCCGAGATGTATGTACGGGTGGACGGTGACCGCGTAGAAACCTGCCCCATCTCCGGCACGGTCGCGCGCGGAAGCGATCCGATCGGCGATGCCGCGCAAATTCTGCAACTGCTCAATTCCGCCAAGGACGAGTCGGAGTTGACCATGTGTACCGACGTCGACCGCAACGACAAGTCGCGCATCTGCAAACCCGGCAGCGTGCGCGTGATTGGGCGGCGGCAGATTGAGATGTACTCGCGCTTGATTCACACCGTCGATCACGTCGAAGGTCATCTGCGCGACGAGTTCGATGCCCTCGACGCTTTTCTTGCCCACACCTGGGCGGTGACGGTCACCGGCGCACCTAAAGCCTGGGCGATGCAGTTTCTGGAAGATCACGAAAAATCGCCGCGCGCTTGGTACGGCGGCGCTATCGGCCTGATCGGCTTCGATGGCAATCTCAACACCGGGCTGACCCTACGCACGATCCGCATCAAAGGCGGCGTCGCGCAAGTGCGCGTCGGCGCGACCCTGCTCTACGACTCGGACCCGGAAGAAGAAGAGCGCGAAACTCGGCTCAAAGCGTCGGCCTTTATCGACGCCATTCGTCGCCCACGCGGCATAGCGGTCGAGTTCAAAGCGGCGGCGGCGCAACCAGGGCGTGGCAAACGGATTCTCCTAGTCGATCACCAAGATTCCTTCGTCCACACCCTGGCGAATTATCTGCGTCAGACCGGAGCGGAAGTGCTGACCCTGCGCGCCGGTTTTCCCGAGGAAGAACTCGACACGCTACGACCAGACTTAGTCGTTCTGTCTCCCGGGCCAGGCTCGCCGAGCGACTTTAATGTCTCCGGCACAATGGCCGCAGCCATCGCGCGCAACCTGCCAGTGTTCGGCGTCTGTCTTGGACTTCAGGGGATGGTCGAGCACTTCGGCGGGAAGCTAGCGATTCTAGACTATCCCATGCACGGCAAGCCATCGCGGATTCGCGTGCTCGGTGGTCGGCTCTTTACTGGGCTCCCGCCTGAGTTCACGGCGGCGCGCTATCATTCGCTTTACGCCGTTCGCGAGCAGTTACCGGACGTGCTGCACATCACTGCGGAAACCGACGACGGCGTCGTCATGGCCATCGAGCATACCAGCCTGCCGCTCGCCGCCGTGCAGTTTCATCCGGAATCCATCCTGACCTTGGGCGATGATGTCGGCTTGCGGCTGATTCGGAACGTGGTGGCGCACTTAGCTCGCTGA
- a CDS encoding DUF924 domain-containing protein yields MTHADDILVFWFGQPGMDKQYYEAQRQLWFAADPKIDQEIRTRFLSDYRQATDGALAHWRDAPRTALALILLFDQFPRNMFRGDPRAFATDPLARQVTAQLLQAKHDTGMPPAERMFMYMPFMHSENLAEQRQSVALFEQLGRDHPSFDSSAYALRHLEIVERFGRFPHRNAILDRVSTPEEREFLEQPGSSF; encoded by the coding sequence ATGACACACGCGGACGACATTCTAGTTTTCTGGTTTGGCCAGCCGGGCATGGACAAGCAGTATTACGAAGCACAGCGGCAGTTGTGGTTTGCCGCAGACCCTAAAATCGACCAAGAGATCCGCACGCGGTTCTTGTCCGACTATCGACAGGCTACGGATGGCGCGCTTGCCCACTGGCGGGACGCGCCCCGCACCGCACTCGCGCTCATCCTGCTGTTCGACCAATTCCCTCGTAATATGTTTCGCGGCGACCCACGTGCCTTTGCCACGGACCCGCTCGCTCGCCAAGTGACCGCACAGTTGCTCCAAGCCAAACACGATACGGGAATGCCGCCTGCCGAACGTATGTTCATGTACATGCCATTCATGCACAGCGAAAATCTCGCCGAGCAACGCCAATCCGTGGCGCTGTTCGAGCAGTTGGGACGAGACCATCCCTCCTTCGACTCCTCTGCCTACGCCCTCAGGCATCTAGAGATCGTTGAACGGTTCGGACGCTTTCCCCATCGGAACGCGATCCTGGATCGGGTATCCACGCCAGAAGAGCGAGAGTTCCTCGAACAACCTGGTTCGTCATTCTAA
- a CDS encoding DUF4149 domain-containing protein translates to MSKRLANALFFFLENLGAGIWVGALATFGFAVAAPVFRNLASLTQAGSITAIILHRINLMETVAATLMAVSALVFLLQKSQRTPIRLAKTAVVVLMTMTFLYYGLILMNRLEHLRTEEIRDFDQLSATAQVARDEFDRLHTLYTQLAKANLCMGIGFLLLSAFEKK, encoded by the coding sequence ATGTCTAAACGCCTAGCGAATGCACTGTTCTTTTTTCTCGAAAATCTGGGTGCTGGAATCTGGGTTGGTGCACTGGCGACTTTTGGCTTTGCAGTTGCGGCTCCGGTGTTTCGCAACTTGGCGAGCCTGACGCAAGCGGGAAGCATCACCGCCATTATCTTGCATAGGATCAACCTCATGGAAACGGTCGCGGCCACGCTTATGGCGGTCTCCGCCCTCGTCTTTCTTTTGCAGAAAAGCCAGCGCACTCCTATCCGGTTGGCGAAGACAGCGGTGGTGGTGCTCATGACCATGACCTTTCTCTATTATGGACTGATCCTCATGAACCGCTTGGAGCATCTGCGTACCGAGGAAATTCGCGACTTCGACCAGCTCTCCGCCACCGCGCAAGTTGCCCGCGACGAGTTCGATCGCTTGCATACGCTGTACACCCAGTTGGCTAAGGCAAATTTGTGTATGGGTATCGGCTTCTTACTGCTCTCGGCGTTCGAGAAAAAATAA